The Zingiber officinale cultivar Zhangliang chromosome 10A, Zo_v1.1, whole genome shotgun sequence genome contains a region encoding:
- the LOC122026663 gene encoding uncharacterized protein LOC122026663: MARMRDGALIHEHGVKMIGLIEKLLSLDLVIPHELSADIILLSLPSSFANVMVNFNMNKLEATLEELVNMLANYEATMKKEKSIFLVGSSSGSKKGPKKKGKKHSAPMKKIKPNKKPSPTKLNQS; encoded by the coding sequence ATGGCTCGTATGCGAGATGGGGctttgatccatgagcatgggGTCAAGATGATTGGGCTTATTGAAAAGTTATTGAGCCTTGACTTGGTTATTCCACATGAGCTATCGGCAGACATCATATTATTGTCTCTCCCATCCTCATTTGCTAATGTTATGGTCAACTTCAATATGAATAAGCTAGAGGCTACCCTTGAAGAGCTAGTCAATATGCTTGCAAATTATGAAGCGACCATGAAAaaggaaaaatctatttttcttgTGGGTTCATCTTCTGGATCCAAGAAAGGGCCTAAGAAAAAAGGAAAGAAGCATTCTGCCCCTATGAAGAAGATTAAGCCTAATAAGAAGCCAAGTCCCACAAAGCTTAATCAGTCATAA